Within Pungitius pungitius chromosome 18, fPunPun2.1, whole genome shotgun sequence, the genomic segment CCGATatgaatatttacatttataatTACATGCGTTTGAGTGGGTTTTTATCTATTTGCATactcctgcgtgtgtgtgtgtgtgtgtgtgcgtcaggtgGCCCTGAGAACAAGGGGGTGGgtgtattgtttgtgttttgtgcttCTTAGATTGCAAAGTGTAATAGTTGAACGCCCACGGAGGGGCGGTGTTCCTAAAAGTGTGGATGTTTGCCATCGCTGCCCCTTCACCACAAAGAGCCAAGGCCGAGAACACATCAGGGTACTGCTCAGGGTCTGCCTTACATTGAgaaagggacgggggggggggcagtattaTGTATTTGTCATTCATCTGGGAGGGACTTTCAgctaatgatgaaaagggggtCGACTGGTAGACTGATATTTTTcccatcatttcatttcttaagCCTGACGAGGAAACGCATGCAGGACCCGCCTACCACAAGACAACTCCTCCAACCTGGGCCAGTTAGAGCTCTGATCTGTCCAGCCAACAGACCAAAAGGGACAGGGTCAGTAGTCAGGGTGAGTCTGAGGGGAAATGAAAAGCTTGCTCACTGAGGTATGACTGGCTGCCTTATTAATGTGGGCCATCTGGACCGAGAcaactgggggggggagtggggggggggggggggggggaggggaaggggacaGAGAGAGGGCACGGGGGAGATTAGGAGACCTTCCTCGCGGATAGAGAGGCTCCGTCCTCCGCGCAGGAAGCAGAATGCAGGTTATTCACCTCCACGTGAATTTCACAGCTGTCTGTCACGGCCGAGGTGAGGCCACCACGGGGGGCTCTGTGCATTGATGGAAAAAAACGCCTGGGAGAGCAGAACAAATTTCGCATAGGGAGTACAGAGGCTCCCGCAGTGGGCAGTGGGGACCCCCGCCATGTGGCACTCAGCCCACTGAGCAGGATGGGACCGGCACCTGGAGTTGCACAGGACGCCCTTCGGTTCACCTCCGAATCCCCAATCACGGCGTGATGGCTCAATTTCATCCCATCCGCAGAAAAACTGCCCGACTGTCTTTGGCGCCAGCCGAGTGGCGTCATTACGTCTGACTGTCATTCTTACTCTCTTACTCTAAGCCTGAGTGGGTCCACTTGTCagatgtcgtttttttttgttgaatcaaagcaaatacaaacacatgagATCAATGCAACCATAGTGGAGGAGGGGTGTgggatggggtgggggtggtgggggggggcttttgatGCATTCCGTTTGATTTTGCATCTGCTGTCTGACACCTTGTCTCCATTAaaggctaaaaataaaaagactgatGAAGGGCTTTCAGACGCGTCACAGAAAATGGCAGAAATCCGAGTACTATGTGCATGCTGTGAAGTCGGTTGTTCcaatgtatttgtatgtattaaGCACTTTAGGGCTTACTGGCAAATCTCATCTCTCAGTTTAATCCCTACTAGCTAgggtgggggggctttttaTGCACATTCTGTTTGATTACTACCTGGGTAAATAATTTCCTTTAGCAGCGTTAAAGCCAAAACACTAACAGAACTACAACTAAGCAAAATATTAATGTAATTTGAGACTACAAATGAAAACCAACCAAACTTATTTTCCTCTATTAGAAAATCTTTTTCAAAGACCCAAATTTCAGTTAAAAAGACAATTTTTCTTCCTCAACTGTGTTGCACGGTGGAAGAGTTCAGGATCGTGACTCTTAAGAACATATTCAGCCTCATGAGGTTTTGCATAAGTGGTTGAAACTAGACATTCCCCAATAAAGCTTTCTCTTTTCCAAAAAGCAAAACCAAAAGTACCAAAATGCTGCGTCTTTTGTCTTCATGTGAAACAGGTGAACTTCACTGTGCCTAACTTATTGGAATCGTATTAATGGACCCCAACAAGAGGCCAGAGGTCGCTGAGGTCGATGCCGATCTGCCACGTTCCTCGGTTCACCTCGACTTCTGTGACTGGCAAAGACAGCCGGAGGTTAGACGCCATCCCTCCACAAACGTACCgctcacaacaacaactcctCCATTTCAAAGTCACTTTCAAAGATATTTGCCGACTTTACTTTGAATCAGTCAGCCAGTATTCTGGGCTGTGTCTTTCCCATTGTATGAGATATCGCTGCATCGTCCACTAGCAGCAGCTTGTCTGTAAAGTAGGGGATCGGAGGGACAtggtgtctgtgcgtgtgtaagCAGAAAGAAGGgatagcagtgtgtgtgtgtgtgtgtgtgtgtgtgtgtgtgtgtgcgagctgtGCTTTTGGTCCCTAAGGCGAGCGGGACAGAGCTGACGATCCTTCCGAGTGTTGACGGGTGAGTCTGCCGACGCGTGTTAATGGCAGATGGAGGAGCGCGTACATCAAGACtatacacacacgtgtactgtacacatacagtacaagTATTCCCTGCCAGCAGTGAGACTATAGAAAATGTGCTTTCTGACAGGagaagtgtgtgagagtgtgtgcacaGGTGGGATTGGGCTTATGAGTGTGTCCGGTGGAGCGCCTCTGGTCCGGGGCACGTAAACAAACCACGGGCAGCAGAGAGCGTGCTCACAAAGGCTCAGAAAGACGTACAAAGATAGAGCAAAAGTTTGAActaaaggagggaggaaagaaggaacAGCAGAGGTTAATATGAATACCAAAGATAATATTGCATCTCCTAGAACTAGCTTCAATTGCTCAGTGTATATAAAATTGGAAGAAAGCTATACTGTGATATTACAGTTACATTACACTTTATAATTCTAAAATAATTTATACCAACAATAGTTATATTTTATAGaatatttacataaatacattatCATATAGTAATAATTTTGTCAACACATCGTTATAGAAACATACAccatacatatatgtgtatatagtcATGTTAtagccacacgcacacacacatgtgatgaATATACAATCAGAATGACCTATTGCAATGCTGTGTTGGGTGAAACTCCATCGGACATTCTTCTCATGAAGTAAGCTCATAGAGAGGAGTTCTGGTGTATTGCTATAAGAGAGAAATTCAGCGCAGTCGCGGCTGAACGTTTCTTGTCAAATCTGAGTATTGCTTCATGTAGCTTCTCTCCTCTGAAGAGATAATCTGGGCGGAGAGCAGAGAGAACAAAGAGAGGAGCTATTGAGCCTTCCGATCAGTAGTTGAGTCTCCGTCGCTGCCGTCGGGCAGAacgtttgggttttttttttttcttgccccCCCGAGCGGACTGATCAGACGGAAAGAGTTTGGGATCGATGAGTCCGTCACCTGGATAGAGAGGCGTCCCGCTTAGACGGACTGAAAAGCCGGTGTCCCATGGGCATTGACGATGTGAAGGGTGTCCAACGGCCTGCGGCCCCTAGAAGTCAGAGAAGAGATCCTGGGGACCCAGATGAATGATAAAAGGAGCGATGGTCCGCGGCTGGTAGAAGGGATTGTCAATGAAAAGACCACCTGCAGTGAGTTCAAGAGAGACAAATAGGGCATGATTgattactacacacacacacacacacacacacacacacacacacacacacacacacacacacacacacacacacacacacacactaacatataTGATCTGGATTTATTATCTATTCATATCCATAAACTAACTCCAAAGCCACATTCCCAAAACACTTGACCACACACTCCCAGACTACGACGTAATGAGTTGACAGGTGAGtgtgggtgaatgatgtcactGCTCCAGGCCCCGGAGAAGCCAATTAACAGGTAAATTAAAACTGAAATCCTGTGACACGTATTTGAACAATTAGCTTTGTccaaaggaaaagaaatacaCCTCATCTCTGACTGGTCCACAAGATAAAAACAATGCAGCGGTTTCccgtttccagtctttgtgcgaAGCTTCACCCGCCAGCTGTCATCACAAGTGCATCAACGGTATCAACCTTCTCACATCACTCTCGAGAAGAAAGCAAATTCCCCCAATTTTTCACTAGTAAAGCTTAGAGCTGGTCCAACAGTGAACACATGGCCTTTAGTGAAAAGCCGTATAACAAGGATTTAATCAGATGACGTAAAGCCTGAACGTAACATTAGACACTGGTGTGGAGGAATGATCCCTCGTCCTCGTAGTGCAATGAAGCAGATTTCAGCCTAACGGAAGAATAACAGAAAATATACACAGCTGGAAATTAATCTTTCAAAATGtaagattaaaataaatctgTGGGGATGTTGGACAAATTTCATTGGAAAGGTTTTCACAAAGTCAAAGGAGCTCAACCAAGCAACCATTGGACAGCTTACTGGGCCCTCTGAGCCAATGGCTGCGTCTCATTGACATAATCACGGTTATGTCTCGCTGGTGGGACGACTGAGATGTGTTGAAGGACAATCAAAACCATCTGTACTGGTATATTTCGCTTTTATATGGTTTTACCTCCTATATTGGATTTCTTACGTCAAACAggtaaataaatagtttaataAGTATGAAAACGTCAGCAAGTTTTGAGCCCAATTTGCAGCATCTCAGTTGGTGCTTAATCCTTCTTTGATGGTTGAaaacacccccaaaaaacagcaATGGTACTGATATCATAAACAATGTTTGTGCCAGATGTTATGCAGTTCCACAGATGTTTTTGAGGTATTGCTTTCACCAGAAGTAGTCTTTGTAGACGTAACAAGTATTAACTATTTTTGGGACATTTAAAGAAATTGAATCCAGCCACTGATTGATGTGTAAAATCTGCCAAGCATTGATGCACATTAAGTGATGGGATCCTGCACCTGAATGCGACAAAAAGCTTTTACAAAATCATCCGTTGTCTttttgcatttctctttttgaaaATCTATGAGTGGAGCGTCACAAGGAAAGAACGAGAAGCTCCAAGGTCAGTAAGGAGATTTAAAACCTGCATCTATGAGGGTGGAATATTAAAGCTTGATGCGAGTTTGTTTCACAGTATTTTGTGCAGCTTGATAGGATGGGTAACTCCTTCCTCATGCTCAAGTGACATAACTGATTGAAATAGtccaaaaacagaacaaaaggtTGGTAAGCCTTTAAACAGATAAACACCAGGCAGTGTTCAGCTTTTATAGGAGATACACTTTATTCATTtgcaacattattatttatttattcctataCATCCTTCACACAgctcattattattttctttttacagagaACGTGTGTGTATCATGTTGCAAaggctctcctctccccctcaaagaataaacacaataacaaaaggctaatatatatataatttagacTCAAAGAATGAGGTCACAATTCACAGTACAAACCCTTCAAGTTTTTATCTCTTAAGAACCTAAACCTGCAGTAATTTTTCATAGATTTATAAAAGTTTTTGGAACAGAAAGAAATCAACAGCaaaaattgctttaaaaaaatcatccttAATCCTCTCCCCATCATAGATACTGTAGAAAAAAAGATTCCCTtcttaaaaaaagcaaattgtATTGTCTGAATAAAAGTGTTTGCTATGGATGATGATgcgcttggtgtgtgtgtgtgtgtgtttgtgtgtttgtgtgtgtgtgtgtgtgtgtgtgtgtgtgtgtctctcctgtGCTAAAAGAAGTGGAAGTGGGGCACGTGGTAGGTAGGCATTTTCATGACAGGCAACAGAAGCATTCTCTTGGGCAAACCTAGAAGGGAGACATGAGAAGAGCACAGCTCTGCATGAGTCCAGGGCAGAAAATACGCCACGCGGCTGTATTCTGATTTAGGACCAACACGACGCTAAGAGGGCTCCCAAAGGGGGAGTGGACATGTGTGACAACAGGCGGGATTGTGAGTACACAAAGCGACACCCTTCTTCGGTGGTTAGAGGAGCCGAGAAGGAGACGGATTCTGAATGAAAGAAGGAAACAAACGGCCAAAGTTAACGATTCATTCTTGGTTTATTGCAACCTGGGTCTGGTACTTTTGCTGATCCTTCAATAATTAATTATGGAGACGTGCAGCTCAACGTTGAAACGCTGCCCTTGTTTTGCCCGGCAAATAATTTTGTTCTTCTCAACATCTAAGCAATGCCGTTATTACTGATAGTAATTAACGGACAAAACTAGGACCCACGTTGCAATGAACTGGAATTATTCTTTGGAGAAGAAATGTATAAGCGGAGTGCTCCTAAGAGGTGACGCCTCATTCTGTGCTCCACAGAGTGTTGCAGTGAGCCCCGCAGTCTTCTACAATGCATCGGAAGTGTTGGCCAACAAAGCAGCTGCCGGTGCCAGAGCACAGTGGggtaaaaaaagcagaaaacaggATGAAAGCTTTGTTCCCGATAGACAAAAAGAAGGTTTTCATGTgcctttttccttccttctgctTGGAAGGTAAGCCCCATCAAGGCCCACCCAAAAAATATCTGCGCTAATTGGGACACATTTTCCTCTTATTATGGAAATGTTATTGACAATACAATCCATTTACTAATCTATTTCTCGTTTAAATGATTTATCATTAATCATGATaaagtataaaagaaaaaaaacgatttccATCTCAACTCGTCTTAATAGTAAGTGCATCCAAGATTTTGTatatattgtgtatgtgtgtattgtGTCATAGATCACAGAGGGTCTCTGGTCCCACATTGGGACCCACTGATCGAGCTCGGCCTTAAGAGAAGCAACAACAACCAGTGAGCTttcaacataataataataataataattctcacGTCTATCTTTCCGTtttcaaataacattaaatTGACTTTCTCACAACTTGTGGGAGGTTACGGCTCACAATGATCAGCCAGCAAGATACGTGATTTCGATTATGTCATTACGTCCttcaaaatatttcttttaaatgaaagcaCCACATTTCTTTGTGACTTTTCCTTTGAAATAAAACTGCCATTTGTTAATTCTGTAAATTCTCTATCAATAAAGCATTTATCGGTAACACCATTATTAgaacaaacaagaaaataaaaaacattttattgtatgGCCTTGTCAACTAAGTGGGGCTCCAAAATCTTGTCCTGGATCAATGAGTCTTCTGTTGAGGAAAAAGTTCCCCTGGAGCCCTGCACCTCCACAGAAGAAACCCGGTGTTTAATCACCTATTTATTTGCCAAATCCTTTCATTGCCGGGCATGAAGCAGCCTGCTAAAGGCCTTCTCTGGCATCTCATGTCCAAACATTATCAAATGATTCGGCCACTTCAATGTTTTAGTTGTTGAAAGCAGGAACTACCATTAAATTCTTTGTATTTtggtaaaataatttaaaaaataattgtgcATAAGCCAGAAACTGAACCCCAAAACGAACGTGGGGCTCCATCATAAACAGAGGAAACTGAGGCGCGCTTCATGTTCCCGGCGGCCGGGGTCTCTGGAGGCCATTTGCCTCGGGCCCCGGATCGGTTTCTCCCAGCACACAAGACCCATTCAAACTCAGCGCTGTAGGATGGACagatgctgcgtgtgtgtgtgtgtgtgtgtgtgtgtgtgtgtgtgcgcacacaccaCACAGGGACGAGTTTGTCGAGGTAAATGTGACTTTGTCCGACAGAAAGACGCATGTGTGATTgaaatttgccccccccctatACCTATGCTGTCAAAGGTCAAGGATGAGTGTAGCTTTTAGCCTATGCATGTGTTTCTAAGAGCCCAGTGGCCGCTCTCAGCAGGGAGGTTATGGAAACCGCTTAGCAGCAGTAATATGACAGGGGCAAGGCTGCCATGTCACCTTATCCTAAATAGAGTGGCAGGTAAAGTGACACAGTCCCACTACGTGCTCTGCTAATCTCAACAGAAATATATTTGCAGCAAAGCAATGTGTCTGGCTTATTATTGGACCAGAACAGCTTGTGAAGTTAGTAAGAGGTGTCTGTTTTATCGTAGAAGGTTctactcttttcttttctaatttAATTCAGGCAGGTAAGTGTGTCGTCATGATTAAGATCAGTTTCTTTTGAGATACGAGCTTGAGAATGATGATGAACGACATGAGGATGAGAATGGCAACAAGCAGATTAAGAACAAAGCGTGAGAAGATAATAAAGCAGCTTGAAGCGCGTAACAAAGAAGCCACGGTTTAGGCTTTGTGTAATTGCAACTGACCCTGAATCCTGGATTGGAATAGGAATGGTGTAGGAGGAGACATTTAATTGAAAGGAAGCGACGTGAAGGGTCAAGGGTGTAACATAAACCCACCAAATGCTTAATCAACCCATGAAAAGTTTAAAGTTATGGTCTGTGGGATTAGAAGGGAGCTGCATGAGTCaggagaggacaggaagtggaagaagGGGGTAGCTGGTAGGAGGAGGGGTAAAACGGGTCGACAGGGTAAACAAGCAGCACATACCGTACgcaggagcagctgctgcagccgggCTGTAGCCATACGGCGCCCCAAAGCCTGTCGGGGGACAAGTTACAGCATCTAATTCAATTGGTTGATTCCGGGCGGCACTTTTCAACATGTTGGTCATCCTGCACTCCAGCGACAGTGAATTTCTGAGTAGAAATAGCAAAACGACTCACAGTTGTAGCTACCTGGCGTGACATATCCAGGTGCGGCCGCGCTGACGAAGGCCCCTCTAGCGAGggctgctcttcctcttcctctggctacCTGAGCTGCTactgctgaggctgctgctgccgcggcCAGGGCCCCTTTAGTCTGGACACGGAAACAATATACGTGAGAAACAAACATGCATATTGCAAAGGAACAAATAGGACACATCGATTCAAATATTTATGTTGGCATAAATATGGTGCAAGGGCAtaatgcacaaaacacacacacacagatttattttcatgttttgatgCTTTATCGGTCTCATTGTTCACAAATtggtaagtaagtaaataacTGAGGAGTGAAGTGTCAAGTGTTGTTCTGATTGGACACTCGACAGACGCAGTTTCATTGATCAGTTAAACATTTGAATCTACAAAGCCGCACTGACAGCTTACAAGGGCGACAATAACGGATCGGTCTGATTACATGTtccagtgtgtgagtgtaaaaGACAGTGCCCTCTGTCACCTGAGGCaatatcttctttttcttgtttgcaGCAGCGTTGGGACCAGAAAAAAGCTTATCCAGAGCTGCCAGAGCAGCACTGGCCTTTGCTACTTTTTTGTTGGGGCCCGCCCCGCGGAACTTCTGTCCGTCGACCTCCACCtgacgtggacacacacagaatgttCAATATCAATCACAACATCTTTTTTGATTGGCGTTAGATAAAAGGAAAAATTAGCATTTCGGGCATCTAgtgaaaaaaacttttatttttaaatcattagtGCTGATTGCTTTTTAGCAAATGTACAATTTATGTCGCAGCTCTGTCCAAACTACCAATACAGCAATTATTTTGTCCAAAACGTTTATCAGTCATCAGCGAGTCTGGCAGCGAGTCTCGCTGAACAAGAAGGCTTGTTTAGCGATGCCCTGCTGTCAAGTAGACCTGCTAATCAATCAGCGGAGCGATGGAGCAGCCAGGCGCGTCGGAAAACAACTCACCCCGCAGAGAACAGGCCTGCTCCAGGACCCAGGTTGACTGATTGACGTTACCGGCTTTCAGCCAGTTTAcgagcgcgtgcgtgtgtgtgtgcgtgtgtgtgtgtgtggcttagcCTCTGTGCGTTTCTCCTCTTGGCCAAAACGCATGTGTTTTGTGAAATAGTATTCTATATTATCAGAGTTATATCTCATGGCTCGACAGTCTGTCACATGCCTAATAATCTTCTCATcagtgagactgtgtgtgtgtaaatgaggcTTTCACCTCCATAACGAAGCGTTTGTCGTGACTGCCTCCACTTTCAGAGATGAGTTCATATTTGAGGCCTCGTCTCTTTTCGTTTAGCTCCATGACGGGGTTCTTCCCACTCGCTGTCAGTATGGGACCCTGAGTTCGCACCTGGAGagtgaaaacattatttaagcAATCATATTTCCATCTTGGATATACTAGAAAGCACACATGGACAGTTCACCTGAATATTTTACAAACTTTGCGtaccttttatttcctttaatcAATAACACTGTGCCATTTTAACCACTACAGACTAAGATATAAACGGATTTGAACTCAGTGTCTGCATTTGTGTATCACCACACTTTTCTCAATCCCCACCTCCAGTGTGTTGGAACTGTCCGTCGAGTGTGTTGGGTTATTGCTAGTGTGTGAAGACGTCTCGCTCTTCCCCTCACCATCCGACTTCTCGTCTGAACTCATGGGATCCAGGTCTGAGTCAAAACCTGTCGGGTAGCCCATCGCCTGGAGAACCTAGAGAGGGAAGACGATGTCAAAAGGGGAAAACGGGGTGGTGAGGAAagcagacaaacaaatgaaagccTGTATTGTTTGTTATTACAGTTCAGATTAGAAAACAAAGCGTTTGATGGGATTGATTGGCATTATAAGCAATAAAGGAAGAGAGCTGCTACCACATCCCTGCTTTtacttttcctcctttttgttcCATCCTTACCTTAACAGCGACGTGGAGCTTTGCGGTCTTCTTGGACGATCCAGATGCTTCATAAATGGTTCCATCCAGATCCACAGACATGGTGAAAACCGGCGCGTGAACCGGGCCCGACTGGGACAGCAGGCGGTACTGCAGCCCCGGCCGGATCTGGTTCAACCGCATCAGGGCGTTCATTGGCTGGTTGGAGTCTATGGCTTTACTGTCCAGGACTaatgcaaaaagaaacaaagaggagagaTATGGTTAGAGTAGGAAGAAAAGCATATTAGGATAGATTTAATAAGGTTTTTTACGGAGTGAACCAATTATTCAGCCAAAATTGGACAAAACTGGGGCCGATTCAGAGATACTGTACGTTATAAATCACATTTTCTAAAAAGGTTTGCAGGACACTCGCCGGTTGTTTTCATGATCAATAAAAAATGCCTctctatttgcttttttttcccccaatctattttgttgtgtttgccaATATCTGAAAATGCCTCTCTGTCTCCATTAGGTGGATCATCTTATCCTCGTATGAAGAAAGAGCTGGGGATGGTTGGGTGGCCTACTAAAACGTTAGCAATCAATACTATTGATCTGCCTCAGAGGGATGAAAGGAATGTGGAGAGttgcagacggagaaacaaAAGAAGTGGAGGGGAGATACAACGCTTGTCTGCAGACAACAGGATGTGACTACTTCCACCTCAAAGcattgtgttgctttgtttttagtggttagaataaaaatgaagtgTACAATTATTCTTGCCTCTATTACCTTTTCGAAGatttctcttcatcttcttgATGAGAtctttgtcatccattgctccatcATCGTACGGCCTCTTCAGACCTAAGCCTGAGAGAAAGCAAGAGAGACCCAGAAATGACAAAAGGTTACAAATCAATTATTGACTACAAGAGACGCTAATAtcaacacaaacagagacagggaggctgaggctgaggcccAGAAAAAAGCAATATATGAGAAGAAGTATTAAGATGGATATAAACACAGACAAGATAAACAGCTAAAGTCAAACAATGGGAAAAACATTCAAACTTCTTTATTTCATGCACCTTAAATCAATTTTCCATGAAAGTCGCCTTGATATAcagcaaaaaatgaaaataaagtttcTTGATAATTCTCAAATATCGTGTCATTGGAGGAAcattgaagaaagaaaatcaagatGCTGGAGAAGTTGGCAAGTCCAACATCCTATTTTTGTGGTGCTCAGCAATAATGACAGCGCTGTCATTGCTGAAGCGCAAAAAAATGCATCCAGAAAGGTCACGTCCTGTGTGAAAAGATTTGACGGAAAGTCCGACCTTTGACCAAAAGCCAAATGCTTGAATGCTGTAGGTTTCATGTAACATAGACTGACGGAAAATCATTTTCACAGACggatgaaaagcaaaaaaagatggTAACATTCAGACAAGTAATCAGGCGCTGACAAGGGCAGGAAGACAAACATAGAGGGAGATACACAGGGTGAGAGTGGACTGATCAGGCATGTGGACACACCTTCTTTATCAGACCAAGGGTATTTCTGCGACGGTTTATTTGAGGCAAGAGGCTCCATCTCCAACACCTTGTAGATCTGTCCGAACGCCATGAGTCTGAGAGCATGCTGTTGGATGAAGAACACACATGAAAATAAAGAGAAGCGGAAAAGATGGATTCAAACTTCACTGACCGTATGGAGACTAATACTGAAATAATTTGTTCTTCTTATACTGCCAGAGAGCAACTCCAGAGATCTAGTACTGCACTTAACTGAAGGTAagatcctacatttcccattATGCAAATTTATAGTGTTCTTCTTACACTTCAACCTGCCTCTTAAGTCAGTAAAGCCGTCATAACACAGACCAATGCAAGATTAATACCCTGCAATTTGCTACATTCATCCAAGATTTAAATATACTAGTctattatataattattatattatacaatattataaattattaaaattatattttataaaatgtcatACCAACCAGTACGTGTGTCTTTCATTCTCAATGAACTGTACACATTGTTCAATTTACACAAACAACTAAAAGGATAACCCAAAATGGGGCCCAAGCCCTAATACAAAACCATTAAGGAGGTTTAAGGAGTGTCTTGGATATTCATGAGGCTCGGTGTAGCTCATCGACAGAACAGCTCCGTCTCCAATATCTGCTCTTGTATCTGCTCCAACACAATTATCCCCATTGACATTCCAGCCTCGTTCAGGCTGCCTTCAAAGGAAATGGACGGCAGGATTCACTAAGCCATGCGGCTCAGGGGCTGCCCTGCTCAgtcgagtgtgtgtctgtgtgtgtgtgtgtgtgtgagggagtgagagtgtttgtgtgtaaaggaAATGGCGGCACGCACACACCAAAAGTGCATGCACGCAAATGCTGTCCTCAGGGTGTCAGAAATGGATTTATGGCTTACAATGGCTATAGTTTCCCACACCAATCATTAAAATGCAGCGCCACATCTTTTTGGAGAAGCACATGCACTCTttcacaactgtgtgtgtgtgtgtgtgtgtgtgtgtgtgtttgtgcatgcaaaTTGTGTGGTTAGGGTGGTGATGGGGTCATTCGGTCTCATAATAGGCGCATTGCTTACAGATTCCCACACACTGACAGCTCAGGGCAAGTGCAGGTGGATGATAACAACTTTATCTTTAAGCTgacacatatatgtgtgtgtgtgtgtgtgtgttcgtaccTGTGCACGGTAGGTAATGTCCTCAGCCTGCTCATCGGTCATGTTGTCTAGTGTGTTTGTTGACTCTTTCTCACATGGGT encodes:
- the strbp gene encoding spermatid perinuclear RNA-binding protein isoform X3, translated to MRSFRSFGNDDRHVMAKHSTIYPSSHELEAVQTLVSTVECALKHVSDWLDQSSSQADGQPADSKEGHEVGNESSKETEDSTDSYREPSSGAVLCGVMRIGLVAKGLLIKGDMDLELVLMCKDKPTQTLLDTVCHNLPTHIEKLTEEKYEVTSSLPEAAILVRTTTEPKLTLTVTLTSPTMREEEEEEEEAEEEEGDEEEEEEEEELENGEERQEEEEQEKEEEVENEKEKQNVRVLGAAAQRVEAEEEEEEEEGEVLDRHRCLLALAALRHAKWFQARVNGLKSCVIVLRILRDMCNRHPVWEPLKGWPLELICEKAIATCNRPLGAGEALRRVMECLASGILLPGGPGLHDPCEKESTNTLDNMTDEQAEDITYRAQHALRLMAFGQIYKVLEMEPLASNKPSQKYPWSDKEGLGLKRPYDDGAMDDKDLIKKMKRNLRKVLDSKAIDSNQPMNALMRLNQIRPGLQYRLLSQSGPVHAPVFTMSVDLDGTIYEASGSSKKTAKLHVAVKVLQAMGYPTGFDSDLDPMSSDEKSDGEGKSETSSHTSNNPTHSTDSSNTLEVRTQGPILTASGKNPVMELNEKRRGLKYELISESGGSHDKRFVMEVEVDGQKFRGAGPNKKVAKASAALAALDKLFSGPNAAANKKKKILPQTKGALAAAAAASAVAAQVARGRGRAALARGAFVSAAAPGYVTPGSYNCFGAPYGYSPAAAAAPAYGLPKRMLLLPVMKMPTYHVPHFHFF